The Tenebrio molitor chromosome 5, icTenMoli1.1, whole genome shotgun sequence genome has a segment encoding these proteins:
- the bys gene encoding bystin has protein sequence MGKTKRMKPSQVGEKVSLEQDIDSIRFAKPKNRNKIRLRQDDEEQFVDSNLSRKILSAAREQQRELDSSFGPTPAEAGSSKSKAPKLDDEDDSGSEQEEEDTLEPDTFYENIEINEEDEKALEMFMSSNRAPRRTLGDILNERLTEVKTHFSEEGSVKMQDLDPRVEQMYQGVRDVLRKYRSGKLPKAFKIIPNLRNWEQILFITDPPTWSAAAMYQATRIFASNLKEKMAQRFFNLVLLPRIRDDLAEYKRLNFHLYQALRKALFKPGGFMKGILLPLLESGDCTLREAIIVGSVVARNSIPILHSSAAILKIAEMDYTGANSIFLRIFFDKRYALPYRVVDAVVFHFLRFERDSRELPVLWHQAFLAFVQRYKADISSEQRDSLLELLKKQSHHSITPEIRRELQNAKCRDAESAEPKMDFD, from the exons ATGGGGAAAACAAAACGAATGAAACCGTCGCAAGTCGGCGAAAAAGTGTCTCTGGAACAAGACATCGACAGTATAAGGTTTGCCAAACCgaaaaacagaaacaaaattcGCTTGCGCCAGGATGATGAAGAACAG TTTGTGGATTCAAATCTGTCGCGGAAAATTCTATCAGCTGCCAGAGAGCAGCAACGAGAGTTGGATTCAAGTTTTGGCCCCACACCTGCAGAAGCAGGTTCGAGCAAATCAAAAGCTCCAAAACTGGATGATGAAGATGACTCTGGATCTGAACAAGAAGAGGAAGACACTCTTGAACCAGACACTTTTTACGAAAATATTGAAATCAATGAGGAGGATGAGAAAGCTTTGGAGATGTTCATGAGTAGCAACCGTGCCCCTCGAAGAACTTTGGGGGACATCTTGAATGAAAGGTTGACAGAAGTGAAGACACATTTTAGTGAAGAAGGTTCAGTAAAAATGCAAGATTTGGATCCCAGGGTAGAGCAAATGTACCAAGGGGTTAGGGATGTTTTGAGGAAATACAGGAGTGGTAAATTACCCAAAGCCTTCAAAATCATACCAAATCTAAGGAATTGGGaacagattttatttattactg aTCCACCTACATGGTCAGCTGCTGCAATGTACCAAGCTACAAGGATTTTTGCTTCAAACCTGAAAGAAAAAATGGCACAGAGATTCTTCAATTTAGTTCTGCTCCCTCGAATTCGCGATGATCTGGCCGAATACAAGAgattaaattttcacttgtaCCAAGCTTTGAGAAAAGCGCTGTTCAAGCCTGGAGGCTTTATGAAAGGCATTTTGTTGCCTCTGCTTGAGAGTGGGGACTGCACATTAAGAGAAGCCATAATTGTAGGCTCAGTTGTCGCGAGAAATTCAATTCCAATACTTCATTCATCAGCagcgattttaaaaattgcagaaATGGACTACACAGGAGCGAATTCTATTTTCTTGAGGATTTTCTTCGATAAGAGATATGCGCTGCCATATCGCGTCGTGGACGCCGTCGTTTTCCACTTTCTGAGATTTGAGCGAGATTCAAGGGAGCTGCCGGTACTGTGGCATCAAGCTTTCTTGGCGTTTGTGCAAAGATACAAAGCAGACATCTCTAGCGAGCAGAGAGATAGTTTGCTAGAATTGCTGAAAAAACAGTCACATCACTCCATCACTCCTGAAATTAGGAGAGAGCTTCAGAATGCCAAGTGCAGAGATGCTGAAAGTGCAGAACCCAAAATGGATTTTGATTGA
- the Tango11 gene encoding transport and Golgi organization protein 11 isoform X1, whose protein sequence is MSASTSPSHYTEDAFVTDANFKVEINQKMKVPDKISFNTDMNGTNPSAWTRDNINMQVPERILVVGQHQHVGTRAPPREIVFDNSILPTEPYPGDVRVATPPRTLTLDKYPFPTLEEMDDPEVEQIPVIKLKKKQTFDDSELNLTVRESTPPIGGSGDRLTAAEEVLHLRRQMAKLNRRVMALELENLSRLQKEKFLVGFGVAYMLLKVIIWMNRE, encoded by the exons ATGTCAGCCAGCACAAGTCCATCACATTACACTGAAGATGCATTCGTGACAGATGCAAACTTCAAAGTGGAAATCAACCAGAAAATGAAAGTCCCCGATAAGATCAGTTTCAACACGGACATGAACGGGACGAACCCGTCGGCATGGACCAGAGACAATATCAACATGCAAGTACCCGAAAGAATCTTAGTAGTAGGACAGCATCAACACGTCG GAACTAGGGCGCCCCCGCGCGAGATTGTTTTCGATAACTCCATCCTTCCAACAGAGCCCTATCCAGGAGACGTGAGGGTGGCGACCCCGCCGCGAACTTTAACGCTAGACAAGTACCCATTCCCGACGTTGGAGGAGATGGACGATCCCGAGGTGGAGCAGATTCCCGTGATTAAACTAAAGAAAAAACAGACTTTTGACGATTCTGAATTGAACCTGACAGTGCGAGAGAGCACGCCGCCGATAGGGGGCAGCGGCGATCGGTTGACCGCCGCGGAAGAAGTGTTGCATCTCAGGAGACAGATGGCCAAGCTCAATAGGCGAGTTATGGCGCTAGAACTAGAAAATTTGAGTCGTTTACAGAAAGAGAAGTTTCTTGTGGGATTTGGGGTTGCCTATATGCTGCTGAAAGTCATAATTTGGATGAACCGGGAATAA
- the Tango11 gene encoding transport and Golgi organization protein 11 isoform X2 — MSASTSPSHYTEDAFVTDANFKVEINQKMKVPDKISFNTDMNGTNPSAWTRDNINMQVPERILVVGQHQHVEPYPGDVRVATPPRTLTLDKYPFPTLEEMDDPEVEQIPVIKLKKKQTFDDSELNLTVRESTPPIGGSGDRLTAAEEVLHLRRQMAKLNRRVMALELENLSRLQKEKFLVGFGVAYMLLKVIIWMNRE; from the exons ATGTCAGCCAGCACAAGTCCATCACATTACACTGAAGATGCATTCGTGACAGATGCAAACTTCAAAGTGGAAATCAACCAGAAAATGAAAGTCCCCGATAAGATCAGTTTCAACACGGACATGAACGGGACGAACCCGTCGGCATGGACCAGAGACAATATCAACATGCAAGTACCCGAAAGAATCTTAGTAGTAGGACAGCATCAACACGTCG AGCCCTATCCAGGAGACGTGAGGGTGGCGACCCCGCCGCGAACTTTAACGCTAGACAAGTACCCATTCCCGACGTTGGAGGAGATGGACGATCCCGAGGTGGAGCAGATTCCCGTGATTAAACTAAAGAAAAAACAGACTTTTGACGATTCTGAATTGAACCTGACAGTGCGAGAGAGCACGCCGCCGATAGGGGGCAGCGGCGATCGGTTGACCGCCGCGGAAGAAGTGTTGCATCTCAGGAGACAGATGGCCAAGCTCAATAGGCGAGTTATGGCGCTAGAACTAGAAAATTTGAGTCGTTTACAGAAAGAGAAGTTTCTTGTGGGATTTGGGGTTGCCTATATGCTGCTGAAAGTCATAATTTGGATGAACCGGGAATAA